A genomic stretch from Pseudomonadota bacterium includes:
- a CDS encoding formyltransferase gives MRVVVFGYHEIGYVCLDELIKFGVETLCLVTHEDAPGEEIWFRKPTAIAKQYNIPVYTPETLDNTWIELIKSLSPDIIFSFYYRNMIRKEILDIPKIGAFNLHGSLLPKFRGRCPVNWVLIAGEKRTGVTLHYMVEKPDAGDIVAQKACEITFDDTAYTTFKKMADAARLLMQEVLPQFRDGTFKGVPQTGTSSYFGGRKPEDGLISWNNDALSIYNLSRAVTHPYPGAFTYLDGKKLYVWQAYPEATKVNAEPGKIISEKPLTVNTGNGILKMLRVQMEGEEEMDSEQFVRVHDLENIILGGSF, from the coding sequence ATGAGGGTTGTGGTATTCGGATACCACGAGATAGGCTATGTATGTCTTGATGAATTGATAAAATTCGGCGTCGAAACGCTTTGTCTCGTCACCCATGAGGATGCACCCGGAGAGGAGATATGGTTCAGAAAACCAACGGCCATTGCGAAGCAATACAACATCCCCGTATACACACCTGAGACGTTGGACAATACATGGATTGAGCTTATAAAGTCTCTCTCGCCCGATATTATCTTTTCCTTTTACTATAGAAATATGATACGCAAAGAGATCCTTGATATTCCAAAAATCGGGGCATTTAACCTCCACGGATCATTGCTTCCAAAATTCAGAGGAAGATGTCCTGTAAACTGGGTATTGATAGCAGGAGAGAAAAGAACCGGCGTTACCCTCCATTACATGGTCGAAAAACCTGATGCCGGAGACATTGTGGCTCAGAAGGCATGCGAAATAACATTCGATGATACTGCATATACTACATTTAAAAAGATGGCCGATGCAGCAAGGCTGCTCATGCAGGAAGTTCTGCCTCAATTCAGAGACGGCACATTTAAGGGTGTTCCGCAGACCGGTACCTCTTCTTATTTCGGTGGCAGGAAGCCGGAAGACGGCCTGATTTCATGGAACAATGATGCTCTATCTATCTACAATCTATCACGTGCTGTGACACATCCCTATCCAGGCGCATTCACATATCTCGACGGCAAAAAACTCTATGTATGGCAGGCTTATCCGGAAGCAACAAAGGTAAATGCAGAACCAGGTAAAATCATCTCTGAGAAACCGCTTACAGTCAATACAGGCAACGGTATACTAAAAATGCTAAGAGTGCAGATGGAGGGAGAAGAAGAGATGGACAGTGAACAGTTTGTCCGTGTACATGATTTGGAAAATATAATTCTTGGAGGTAGCTTTTGA
- a CDS encoding bifunctional UDP-4-keto-pentose/UDP-xylose synthase yields MKILILGVNGFIGNSLASQILKEKDWEVYGMDIRDDKLDACLGDKRFHFVEGDISINKEWIEYHVKKCDVVLPLVAIATPATYVKDPLKVFKLDFEENLNVVRLCVKYEKRLLFPSTSEVYGMCTDKEFNEDESVLMLGPIRMQRWIYSSSKQLLDRVIWAYGFQHGLKFTLFRPFNWIGPKLDELITDSEKEGSSRVVTQFISNLFLGESIKLVDGGLQRRCFTYIDDGTDCLMKIIENKDGKYDGEIFNIGNPKNEATIKDLAYKLKEMFVNHPSTKNITKHSEIVETFSKDYYGEGYQDIDFRVPSIKKAKTIIGWEPKVDLDTALKKTLEYYLELNQKTGC; encoded by the coding sequence TTGAAGATATTAATACTTGGAGTAAACGGATTTATCGGCAACAGCCTTGCATCGCAGATACTTAAAGAAAAAGATTGGGAAGTATACGGTATGGACATAAGAGACGATAAGCTCGATGCCTGCCTTGGGGACAAACGTTTCCATTTTGTGGAAGGCGATATATCAATCAACAAGGAATGGATAGAATATCATGTAAAGAAATGCGATGTAGTTCTTCCCCTTGTTGCAATAGCAACGCCCGCAACATACGTAAAAGATCCTCTCAAAGTTTTCAAGCTTGATTTCGAAGAAAATCTGAATGTTGTGAGATTATGCGTTAAGTACGAAAAAAGACTTCTTTTTCCATCCACATCAGAAGTATACGGCATGTGCACGGACAAGGAATTCAATGAAGATGAAAGTGTCCTCATGTTAGGCCCCATAAGGATGCAGCGGTGGATCTACAGCTCATCTAAACAGCTCCTTGACAGGGTTATATGGGCATACGGATTCCAGCATGGTCTGAAATTTACCCTGTTCCGGCCCTTCAATTGGATAGGACCAAAGCTTGACGAGCTGATCACTGACTCTGAGAAAGAGGGAAGTTCAAGGGTTGTTACCCAGTTTATAAGCAACCTTTTTCTTGGCGAATCCATTAAACTTGTAGATGGCGGATTGCAGCGCAGGTGCTTCACATATATAGACGATGGCACAGATTGTCTCATGAAAATTATCGAAAACAAAGACGGGAAATACGACGGCGAGATATTCAATATCGGAAACCCGAAAAATGAAGCCACGATAAAAGACCTTGCATATAAATTGAAAGAGATGTTCGTAAATCATCCTTCAACAAAAAATATTACAAAACATTCTGAAATTGTTGAGACATTTTCTAAGGATTACTACGGTGAAGGCTATCAGGATATTGATTTCAGGGTGCCTTCAATTAAAAAAGCAAAAACTATCATAGGTTGGGAACCGAAAGTTGACCTTGATACGGCCTTGAAAAAGACACTTGAGTATTACCTTGAATTAAATCAGAAAACGGGGTGTTAA
- a CDS encoding radical SAM protein, with product MEDEFNLLEKCELCPRRCKAARIRGEKGYCSIANEIVIAHYGPHYGEEPPISGINGSGTIFFSSCNLSCIFCQNYQISQYREGEPYTIEELVEIFILLEKQGCHNINLVSPTPYIPFIAAAIKKARLRGLGIPFVYNTNAYENVEALKTLDGLIEIYMPDFKYWHAGVAKNLSNVPVDKSYPEYAAAAILEMKRQVGILTIKNNIATRGLLVRHLVLPGNLAGSDKIIEWIRDNLGTDTFISLMSQYYPVHKAGQYPMMNRRIKHGEYGRLTDLLVKEGFKNVFIQKLESAPLFVPDFEKEEPFGDKGR from the coding sequence ATGGAAGATGAATTTAATCTCCTGGAGAAGTGTGAACTTTGCCCGCGAAGATGCAAAGCGGCAAGGATCAGAGGTGAAAAAGGGTACTGCAGTATAGCAAATGAGATTGTCATTGCCCATTACGGGCCGCATTACGGGGAAGAACCGCCTATCTCCGGTATAAATGGTTCGGGCACGATCTTTTTTTCCTCCTGCAATCTAAGCTGTATATTCTGCCAGAATTACCAGATAAGCCAGTACAGAGAAGGCGAACCCTATACCATTGAAGAGCTTGTTGAAATCTTCATACTGCTTGAAAAACAGGGCTGCCATAACATTAATCTTGTAAGCCCTACACCTTATATACCTTTTATTGCTGCAGCAATAAAAAAAGCAAGGTTAAGGGGACTTGGTATTCCTTTTGTCTACAATACAAACGCCTATGAAAATGTAGAGGCATTGAAAACGCTGGATGGTCTTATAGAGATTTATATGCCCGACTTTAAATACTGGCACGCAGGCGTAGCAAAAAATCTCTCCAATGTGCCCGTTGATAAAAGTTATCCTGAATATGCGGCAGCAGCGATCCTTGAGATGAAAAGACAGGTGGGAATTCTGACGATAAAAAACAACATTGCAACAAGAGGCTTACTGGTAAGACACCTTGTACTGCCTGGGAATCTGGCAGGCTCCGACAAAATTATAGAATGGATACGGGACAACCTCGGAACAGACACCTTTATCAGTCTCATGTCTCAGTATTATCCTGTGCATAAGGCCGGTCAATACCCAATGATGAACAGAAGAATAAAACACGGGGAGTATGGCAGACTGACAGACCTTCTGGTAAAAGAAGGTTTTAAAAACGTTTTTATCCAGAAGCTTGAAAGCGCCCCTCTTTTTGTGCCTGATTTTGAAAAAGAAGAACCCTTCGGGGACAAGGGGCGATAA
- the nrdD gene encoding anaerobic ribonucleoside-triphosphate reductase — protein sequence METTDINLFVRTSEETISDWNRSKITDALIRETYIDYDTANEISKEVERMIWKSEVKMVTAPLIRELVNAKLIEKGLENERKKHTRLGMPMYDVDSLILHPNKENANVPHGPEATNLTLAENIKKEYALLSVFSQDVADAHMNGDIHLHDLGFIDRPYCSGQSLEYIKKFGLNLPHSLSMAKPAKHPEVLLAHLVKFAAALQSNFAGAIGWDAINIFFAPYLEGMSDNDVKQLAQMLIFEFSQQAVARGGQAIFSDINLYWEIPKHFVDTPAIGPSGKFTGKTYGEYEKEAQRFVWKLFEVFKEGDGAGRPFFFPKPLVHITEKFFKTEGYMDFLNHISDVASDKGNTYFVFDRGETAKISECCRLSFKLEEHDLLDAKQPWKMRYCALQNVSVNLPRVAYIAHGDDTKLFNLLTEKFLLTVKAHKEKRSFLEKLLSLGENGPLSLLTMNRDGMPYLRFNLASHLVGMVGLNEMVQIHTGEEMHESKKALKFGLKVIAHMNLITEKIRTQDKMKIVLEQTPAESTSYRFAKLDLHHFSPASGRIVKGDISTGEVYYTNSTHLNVKTHMNPIERVTNEGIFHPLIEAGSISHVWLGESQPTKEAIADFVVKTFKYTTNDQIAFSPEFTICNTCGKTSRGLHDICPSTTCNSPDVDGITRITGYFTKISAWNKGKLGELKDRYRNTEFFGGHKKAVNE from the coding sequence ATGGAAACAACAGATATAAATCTTTTTGTAAGAACCTCAGAAGAAACAATATCCGATTGGAATAGATCGAAAATAACTGATGCCCTGATAAGGGAGACGTATATAGACTATGATACGGCAAACGAAATCAGCAAAGAAGTGGAACGGATGATATGGAAATCAGAGGTAAAGATGGTAACTGCCCCACTCATCAGGGAGCTCGTAAACGCAAAACTTATAGAAAAAGGGCTTGAAAATGAACGAAAAAAGCATACAAGACTCGGTATGCCCATGTATGATGTGGATAGCCTCATCCTCCATCCGAACAAAGAAAACGCTAACGTCCCCCATGGACCGGAGGCAACCAACCTTACACTTGCAGAAAATATTAAAAAAGAATATGCATTACTTTCGGTGTTTTCACAGGATGTAGCAGACGCACATATGAATGGCGATATACATCTTCACGACCTTGGTTTTATCGATAGACCGTATTGCAGCGGACAATCGTTGGAATATATCAAGAAGTTCGGACTTAATCTCCCACATTCTTTATCCATGGCAAAACCTGCAAAACACCCTGAGGTGCTTCTTGCCCATCTTGTAAAATTTGCTGCTGCGCTTCAGAGCAACTTTGCAGGAGCAATAGGGTGGGATGCAATCAACATATTCTTTGCCCCATACCTTGAGGGTATGAGCGATAATGATGTCAAGCAGCTTGCTCAAATGCTCATTTTCGAATTTTCACAGCAGGCTGTAGCAAGAGGAGGGCAGGCAATATTCTCCGATATTAATCTGTATTGGGAGATTCCAAAACATTTTGTGGACACTCCTGCCATTGGGCCTTCCGGTAAATTCACCGGCAAAACCTATGGCGAATATGAAAAAGAAGCGCAAAGGTTTGTATGGAAGTTGTTTGAAGTATTTAAAGAAGGCGACGGCGCAGGAAGGCCCTTCTTTTTCCCGAAGCCCCTTGTTCATATTACTGAAAAATTCTTCAAAACTGAGGGCTACATGGATTTTCTTAACCATATTTCCGATGTGGCTTCTGATAAAGGCAATACATATTTTGTATTCGACAGAGGTGAAACCGCCAAAATATCTGAATGCTGCCGCCTAAGTTTCAAGCTTGAAGAACATGACCTTCTGGATGCAAAACAGCCCTGGAAAATGAGATACTGCGCGCTCCAGAATGTTTCAGTAAATCTTCCCAGGGTTGCTTATATTGCCCACGGGGATGACACAAAGCTTTTCAACCTCCTTACAGAAAAGTTCCTCCTGACGGTAAAAGCCCATAAGGAAAAAAGGTCTTTTCTGGAAAAGCTCCTCTCACTCGGCGAAAACGGCCCTCTTTCCCTGCTGACTATGAACAGGGATGGAATGCCTTATCTCAGATTCAATCTTGCCTCCCATCTTGTCGGTATGGTGGGACTCAACGAGATGGTCCAGATTCACACCGGTGAAGAGATGCATGAATCAAAGAAGGCTTTAAAATTCGGCCTTAAGGTCATCGCTCATATGAATCTTATCACTGAAAAAATCAGGACACAGGACAAAATGAAGATAGTCCTCGAACAAACTCCGGCAGAGAGCACAAGCTACCGTTTTGCAAAGCTTGACCTCCATCACTTTTCACCTGCATCCGGGAGGATTGTGAAGGGTGATATTTCAACAGGAGAAGTATATTACACAAACTCCACCCACCTGAACGTAAAAACCCACATGAACCCCATCGAAAGGGTTACAAACGAAGGGATATTCCACCCGCTGATAGAGGCAGGATCGATCTCCCATGTATGGCTCGGCGAATCCCAGCCGACAAAAGAAGCTATAGCCGATTTTGTCGTAAAAACTTTTAAATACACAACAAACGACCAGATTGCTTTTTCTCCTGAATTTACCATTTGCAACACATGCGGCAAAACCTCAAGGGGGCTGCACGACATATGTCCTTCAACAACATGCAACTCTCCCGATGTTGACGGTATTACAAGGATTACAGGATATTTTACAAAGATATCTGCCTGGAACAAGGGTAAGCTCGGCGAACTGAAAGACAGATACAGAAACACAGAGTTCTTTGGCGGGCATAAAAAAGCAGTAAACGAATAA
- a CDS encoding glycosyltransferase codes for MEDKPYISVLVPVLNEEESLRELQERLQKTLESIKKPYEIIYTNDGSIDGTQNILEEFHDRYPGVKIIEFNRNYGQHMALFAAFGYAKGDIIVTIDADLQNPPEEIPKLIRKIEEGYEVVGTYRKQRKDSLFRRLASIIVNKITSKLVGVKLKDYGCMLRAYRRNIIDNINMCPESSSFIPALANTFARNIVEIEVEHEERKKGTTKYSLFRLLRLNFDLMTSFSLLPIQFIGVLGILIAFMGLVFALYLIARRFIVGPEVEGTFTLFGILFFFIGIQIFALGIIGEYIGRIYQEVRRRPRFIIKREFL; via the coding sequence ATGGAAGATAAGCCATATATCTCTGTGCTGGTCCCTGTATTGAATGAGGAAGAATCCCTCCGGGAGCTGCAGGAAAGACTGCAAAAAACACTCGAAAGCATAAAAAAACCTTATGAAATTATATATACAAACGATGGGAGTATTGACGGCACTCAGAACATTCTGGAAGAGTTTCATGACCGCTATCCCGGCGTTAAGATTATCGAGTTTAACAGAAACTACGGCCAGCATATGGCTCTTTTTGCGGCTTTCGGTTATGCAAAAGGCGATATTATTGTCACAATAGATGCAGATTTACAGAACCCTCCCGAGGAGATCCCGAAACTTATACGAAAAATAGAAGAAGGCTACGAAGTTGTAGGCACATACAGAAAACAACGGAAAGATTCACTTTTCAGAAGACTCGCATCAATTATTGTAAACAAAATCACATCAAAACTTGTGGGTGTTAAGTTGAAAGACTATGGATGTATGTTAAGGGCATACAGGCGAAACATAATTGACAATATCAACATGTGTCCGGAGTCATCGAGTTTCATACCTGCCCTGGCAAATACATTCGCCAGAAATATTGTTGAAATAGAAGTAGAACATGAGGAAAGAAAAAAAGGAACAACAAAATACAGTCTTTTCCGGCTCCTTCGACTGAATTTTGACCTTATGACAAGCTTTTCTTTACTGCCGATCCAGTTTATAGGCGTACTTGGCATTCTAATAGCCTTTATGGGGCTGGTTTTCGCCCTATACCTCATTGCGAGAAGGTTTATCGTAGGCCCTGAAGTGGAAGGCACATTCACCCTTTTCGGTATATTGTTCTTTTTTATAGGTATACAGATATTTGCGCTGGGCATCATAGGCGAATATATCGGAAGAATATACCAGGAAGTCAGAAGAAGGCCAAGGTTTATCATTAAAAGAGAGTTCTTATGA